A single region of the Leptodactylus fuscus isolate aLepFus1 chromosome 5, aLepFus1.hap2, whole genome shotgun sequence genome encodes:
- the AGK gene encoding acylglycerol kinase, mitochondrial yields the protein MARVVRIFKTLRNHWKKSTVGFCLLAYGGHWMYGKHCDNLLRRAACQEAQVFGNQLIYPNATVKKATVFLNPAACKGKARSLFEKNAAPILHLAGIDVHVVKTDYEGQAKKMLELMENTDLIIVAGGDGTLQEVITGLLRRADQASFSKIPIGFIPLGATNTLSQTLYPQSENKVQQISDATLSILKGETMPLDVLQIKGEQEQPVFAVNSLRWGSYRDADAKSTKYWYLGPLKTRAAHLFSTLKEWPQRHEASILFLGPTERPPEEEVKQSGRPPLHVRIYHRLVNYWSPPKVEVPVEVAPEPWEEAQLSAVELSVSTQNQQPDLTRSMDSMSICVEPDTISKSEFISLGVEKSHNAQLCPKDAQILHVSRCSIQIPEGTEGHFSIDSEEYDAMSVEVTLLPRKLRFLCHPSQKEKFTQSSPAST from the exons ATGGCGAGAGTCGTCCGCATCTTTAAGACTCTCCGCAACCACTGGAAGAAAAGCACGGTGGGCTTCTGTCTGCTGGCGTATGGTGGCCACTGGATGTATGGCAAGCACTG TGATAACTTGCTGAGGAGGGCAGCGTGCCAGGAAGCTCAG GTATTTGGAAACCAACTCATTTACCCCAATGCGACAGTAAAGAAGGCGACAGTGTTCCTAAATCCAGCTGCGTGCAAAGG AAAAGCCAGGTCCCTCTTTGAGAAGAACGCTGCCCCTATACTGCACCTTGCTGGGATTGATGTTCACGTGGTGAAG ACAGACTACGAAGGACAGGCCAAAAAGATGTTGGAGTTGATGGAGAACACAGACCTGATCATTGTGGCTGGTGGAGATGGGACCCTGCAGGAG GTTATCACAGGACTCCTCCGCAGGGCTGATCAG GCGTCCTTCAGTAAAATCCCGATTGGGTTCATTCCGCTAGGTGCAACCAACACATTGAGCCAGACCCTGTACCCCCAGTCTGAGAACAAGGTCCA GCAAATCTCCGATGCTACACTTTCCATCTTGAAAGGAGAGACAATGCCACTTGATGTACTGCAAATAAAG GGGGAGCAGGAGCAGCCCGTTTTTGCCGTGAACAGCCTGAGATGGGGCAGTTATCGCGACGCCGATGCAAAATCCACCAA ATATTGGTATTTGGGGCCACTGAAGACGAGAGCTGCTCATTTGTTCAGTACACTTAAG GAGTGGCCCCAGAGACACGAGGCCTCCATTCTCTTCTTAGGGCCCACAGAGCGACCCCCAGAAGAAGAGGTCAAGCAGTCGGGCCGCCCCCCTCTGCATGTTAGGATATACCACAGGCTGGTCAATTACTGGTCGCCCCCAAAAGTCG AGGTTCCCGTGGAGGTGGCCCCAGAGCCGTGGGAAGAGGCCCAGCTGTCTGCTGTGGAGCTGTCCGTCAGCACCCAGAACCAGCAGCCTGATCTTACG cgttcAATGGACTCCATGAGCATCTGCGTGGAGCCGGATACCATCAGCAAGTCGGAATTCATCAGTTTGGG GGTGGAGAAGAGTCACAATGCACAGCTGTGCCCTAAAGATGCCCAGATCTTACACGTCAGCCGCTGCAGCATCCAGATCCCAGAG GGCACAGAGGGTCATTTCAGCATAGACTCGGAGGAGTACGACGCCATGTCCGTGGAGGTGACTCTTCTGCCAAGGAAGTTGCGCTTCTTATGTCACCCATCCCAAAAAGAAAAGTTTACCCAGAGTTCACCGGCAAGTACATAA